The nucleotide sequence GAGAAATAGCGAGTGTGGTAGATGAGAATGTTATAATagtgattttataattataaacaaatataaattaacatctATGTCACATAAGAACCGGGATGTTAGTTTTCTCTAATACATGTAACACGTTTGTTGCTGAAACTAGCATTTTGAGGTCCTTCAAAACATTGCGATCACTATCATTTATCTGTTCTTACATTATATCATATCTTGTATTTCACAGGATTAGCACTTGAAGCGCTTGCTGGAGTGGTTTCACTTGCCTCTTCTGAAATTGATCAGAGTAAGGTAAAGTTCTAAATCTTTTAGTAACTGCTTCACTAATTTAAAGCTCCTAATTCCTAATCTTTTAATGGCTGCCTCACTATTTTAATGCTCCTAATTCCTATAGTTGAACAATAATTTCATACTGTCCAGAAATCCATGCACGGAATTGCAATTTTACACAGTATGTTATGAGCTATATTTTGAATCTAAAGTTAAACTCACCAGCGCTGTTGCTGCATCTAGCTGAATATCTATTTTAGCCTTTGCTACGCATACTTGTCTAGCTTTTGATAAATTTTACCTACATACTTTTATATTGGAACTTATATCAATATCTTATATTTGCCCCATACTGGCAGGTCAGTATAGTAAACAATGGTATAGTGAAGCTTTTCGACAGCATTGAGAAATATGGTATGTGAAGCCTTTACCTTTTAATTCATTCTAAGTGATAGATATTCatgtttgtttataaatttagaATTACCTAGCTTGGATTTAGTAGCCATGGTGTCATATTTGTtgcattttgtttcttttttgttttttttttgggaggagGGGTGCTTAAAAGTTTATTAAGGTGTAATGACCTCCTTAAGATCTAACTCTAAGGTGATAGTGCGGGACTGTAGGTGTAAGCTTCCTTAGAGGAAACTACTAGAATTGATGGTTTCTCTTCGATTAACTGCATCTGTTCACAGAACCttgttattatttgataaaCTTGGGCCCTGCTTTTAAGTTTTAAGAACCAAGTATCCTCAAGAGAGTAGGTACACCTCTTCAAATTGCTTAAATCTTAAAGACCTACTATAAACTTCTATTTATCCTGTAGGGTTTAGATTTTTTAAGGCTTGCAATTTTGCAATGCACTTTGGTCCTGCAGAGTGCCAATTGACATAAAGTGACATAACTTTCTTGAAGCTCTTGTGTATTAAGAACAGTCTTTCCCCTCTATTCCACACAAATAGATTTGTTTCCCTAAAATCTGTGAATTGCATAGACTGTCCTGCCATTCTTTATATCTTATCATATCGGACTTGATGAACATATCATATTTCAGATGATGGAgcattttattttgatgagaaaACTGTTAGGGGATCTGAGCATCAAGGTTCTCTTTCCGCGACTTCTTCAGTTGTTCGAGGGGTTACTGCATTTGCTGCAGTAACGTCTGGGAAAATAAATGTGAGTAACGAATGAGGAATTGCTATTTAATGGTTTAATATGTTGAAATTTGTTGTTAATGTTTTGGCTTTGCATTTCCCAGGTTCCAAGGGATACAATATTGGGCTTAGCAAAGTTCTTCCTCGGCATTGGAATCCCAGGAGATGCCAAAGACTTCTTCCATCAAGTTGAATCGTTATCTTTTTTAGAGAGCAACAGGCAAGTGCTTTCCAAgcatcaatttattattttaagttaCAGCTTCATCAagatattttcctttttcttctgTGCTGGTATGCTGGTCTCTCTATCGTTCAGCAACAATATTTAACTGGGATTTCTTATTGTGGTGTAGGATCTCCATTCCATTGATATTGTCACTTCCTGAAACAGTTTATTCATTGACCAAAAAAGGGCAGCTTAAGGTATGCAACTGAGTTAATGGATTCAGAACCCTTAGTTtgcaaattcttttttttctaaGAACATGGAATGTGACGGGTAGTTGACGGCATACATTGGGATTTTGTCCCAATCATGGTTATCGGATTGAGATTCAAATCATGAATTAGAAAACCTCTTATAGAAAAACGATAAGAGAAACTATCAAGAgggatctagagattaatgagttggatatggtttttgatagaacacCATGACgtcgtttgattcatgtagccaactccacttagtgggataaagcttttttttttgtcgttgTGTGTGATTCAAATCTTATTATAAATTGTAAGGTGCATAATAATAAAAccaacatttataagtaaaaccAAGtgatataagaaaaaacatacaCCAAAGCAACATGTAGTTAGAGAGCAAGTGGGCATTGAAGGGAGCTCATTGTCTCCAAACTAGACAAGAGGACCAAAAACGGGGAAGAATGAAGGAGAAAGGGTGCAAAACACCATGTAGGCTGGAAGAATTAGAAAAACACTGTGTGTGTGTGGTGGGGGGGGTTAACAAAGAAGCAGTGTAGAAGGGTTacatggaaaataaataaatgcaaaagAATTACCCCTGCAAGCCTTTTTGAAATTGGGTCACGCAACATGTCTCGATTCAAAGTTGCACCCGTTGTTGAACATGAAACATACGATTCAGGGACAAGTTGCAATTCATAAGATTTGCCGCAATGAATTGAGATTCCTGCTGAGATTCATTTCCAAAATAGACACACGTCATTTTGTAGCGTTGAgtttagttttgttttgaatcaaGACACGAATCACATGTACTGTGACTCTGAGATACCAATAATCATGGTACCATTGCCTCATCATGACTTCAGAATTTGGGCTTTAGACCAACTCAACCCCAGAAGTTAGCTCAAGCAGGAGGATTGCCCCTATTTTCGTAATATCTTTTAGTCAATGTAGGATGTCAACACACCCCTTCACCTCCTCGCACCTGTGACTATACATCTAGATCATGGATAAACGAGGGTGACCTAATAACTACCCCATATACTTAGGACCGGACATCTAGAGGTACAAATACGAGTGGCCCAATAATAAATAGATTTATGACAGACTCAGATAGCATCTTAGAATATGAGCTTTAGGCCTTCCTCAACCCCAAAATCTAAGTCAAGGGGGAGGATTGCAAAGCCTTATTACTTTGGCTATATATGTAGTCGATGTGGGATCTCAACAGTGACATTTGGCATTTTTGTCCGACAATTTTAATCATCTGCTGTCGTCTCTTCACATTATTAGATGTGTGATTGTGAAGCatttatattagtttttattGTTGAGGATATATAACTGTTACAAAATCAATCAGGTCAAGGTCAATACAGTGCTTGGTTCAGCTGCACCACCTCTGACAGTTAAGCTTGTCCGAGCTTCTAGCACTGGTGCAAAAGACTCAGCTATTATTGAAAGCAAGGTCAGTGATGATTCATCAACTTTTTTGAGGGTTGTGAGTTTAGAATCTTTTCTCTATAATACAATTGTTTAGTATACTGGGAATCTTTTCTTATTTCTTGTGCCTTTTACTTCGCTTGATCCAGGAGCTTCAGTAtgaccaaaaaagtggatttcATTTCTTGGATTCCTTCCCAAACAATGTTGATGTGGGAacatatgtttttgttttcgaGGTATTCCTGTCCGTGTAATTCAGTTATATATTTTCCATTTCAGTTGCATCAAGGTATATTTGATTCAAcctattgttttaaaaatttaccCTACTTTGTAGATTGTGCTACAAGATTCTGAAAGTGACAAAGTTTATGCTACTGGGGGCCAAATTCATGTGCCAATTTACATCACTGGAATTATTAAAGTTGGCAGTGCAGAAATAGCAGTTCTGGACAGCGATCTTGGAAATGTTGAAACCCATAAGACGTATGTTACTATTTTTGTTAAGCATTCTATTTGTAAATTTTCTGCAGTGATACTTTGGATTTCTGGTTAGTATGTCATTGTCAATGTATGATTTTCTTCACTATATCATGTCATGCATTTGAATTACGTAAGCATCGCATAAAGACTTATATCTTAATGCTGTATTACTGTTTGTACCTGCTTCATGTATGGTTCGAATTTGTTCATTTTCAACTTTCACCCACAATTTTCCTATCCAGGTTGGATTTGGCTGGAAATGATGTTGTTTCACTCTCCGCCACCCACCTTCAGAAGTTGAGGCTTTCTTTCCAATTGGAAACTCCTCATGGTCGTGTTTTCAAGCCTCATCAGGTTTGCAGTTGTTTCTTAAAACCTTGTGAATGAATGTCATTTCAATGCTCTGTTtattgaggtttttttttgtttggcaggCATTTTTAACATTAAGACATGAAACAAAGATTGAACACGTGTTTTTGGTTGGAAATACTGGCAAGAAATTTGAGATTAAATTTGTAAGTATCTCATATTTCTTATTACCTATCTCATTGTCTAGGTTTAACGATATCTTCTTGAGTACATGTTCAATTGATTACATTGTGTAATAAATCACTGTTTTTGAGCTTGGTTGTGATAACtgcttatattatttttttcccttataTACCTGGAAAGACTGTATGTTATTCTGATTCTCATCttcctccaatttttttttcccgcTGACATGTCAATTTGGTTTAGGATTTTCTTGGCTTGGTGGAAAAACTTTTTTATCTCTCTGGCAAATATGATATTGAGCTGACTGTTGGTGATGCTGTCATGGTATTGTTCACAACTTCCTACTTTAAAGTTACCGCTCTTGTCCTCTTCTTCCCCTAATATTCTACAGGAAAtctgaataaaaatattttatttcaggagAACTCTTTCTCACGACTACTAGGCCATGTCGAATTAGATCTTCCAGAAGCTCCTGAAAAAGCAGCACGTCCTCCTGCACCACCTGTTGATCCTTACTCAAGATATGGCCCCAAAGCGGAGATTAATCACATATTCAGGGCTCCTGAAAAGCGGCCACCACAGAAACTTTCTCTTGTGTTTTTGGGTCTGATCCTTTTGCCATTCATTGGCTTTTTGGTCGGGGTAAGTCTTCTTATAATCTTAGCTAGAGAGCAGCACAAATGTACTGTGCTTATTTAAGGGAAGGCGATGAAGATAAAAATGGGTAAAATAAGAGAAGTGGAAAGGGAAAGTGTGGTTTGGTTATTTAGACATGCTGTTTATTTTAAtggtaaatttaattttataaatgtaaTCTACAAAACCATGAACAAGTCAGTAATGTagttttttggaatttttttgattaaaactaaataattaGGACAGCAAATGCTTGGTGATTTCAAGTTAGGTTACTGAGACCCAAATTGAATAGTCTATCACTCTATCTGTCATGTTACCTTTTGAACACTCTTCCCAGTTCCCAATAAGATATAGTTGTCTATCGGAAATGCAAATGGCTTACGAAGGGGAAATGGTCTTTCCTTGAGTGCTTAGTATTTCAAGTTTAGAGCATGGCATAGAggataatattttcaaaatttaacatgtaatattttgatttgaataagctgcttaaaagttaaaacatcaaaattttgagtggttaattttataaaactagGCCTCTTTGGGGCCTTGGTCTATTGATGGTTTGATGTTGTTAGCGTTTAAGTTGTTTATTGTCAGTCAAGGCTGGCAGCGGTATCTGTTAATAATATATTAGTTATATTTACCTTCTTCATATGCATAGAAAGGTAGAAGCGAAAAGTGAAAGGATGTTTTGGCTCCTGCATTCTATGTTGTAACAAACAACAATGTTGTTGCGctgctttattttcttttgatttgatCTTAGTTTTGGTAGTTAACTAACGTTGTATGCTCTCTTCTATATCATTTACAGTTGTTACGATTGGGGGTGAACCTGAAGAATTTCCCTGGTTCAACAGTACCTGCTACATTTGCCACCCTTTTCCATCTTGGTCTTGCTGCAATTCTGTTGCTTTATGTACTTTTCTGGTTAAAGGTATGTCCACTTCACGTTCATTTAAGATTATACATATTAAACTTGGTTAAGTCAGGTTTTTCATTGGAACAGTGTTATGTTGTAAGTTTCATCCAATTTTTTCTCTTACCGTTCTTTTCTTGTGCAGCTGGACCTATTTACCACACTCAAAACACTTGGTCTTTTGGGAGCTTTTACGATGATTGTTGGACACAGGATTCTTTCCCATCTTGCTTCAACATCAGCCAAGTTGAAATCGGCATgagcaaaacaaaaaatgtctATTTATAAAGCGATagaaaatttgagtttttccTCTAGAGAGATGGTACTAATCCAATTTTGTAGGACCTTTGTTGTATTATGTTATAACGAATTTAGAGATCATTATATTGCACAACTTGATCATGGTTTATTCTGATGAAGCTATCAACACAAACCACCTATTTTAGCATATGCTACCTGCCTTTGATGTTAAATAGCTtatcttaattaattaatattaattaaagggCGAGTTCATTTTAGAGAGGCCTTAATTCTTGCGATATAAAATTTATGTGCAATGTGTTTGTTTTTAACCGTTTGAGTTTATGCATAGAGCACTGCTAAATATGAAAGGGAGAAATTACATGACATGTAAGAAAGGAAACAataagcattttttttcttccaaatatcAGGCGAAGGTTGGACAAATAAAACAATTTACTTGCATACGTTATCACTTGATATTGTAGTAATTTTTACCATTTGTTAAATGTTAGTACCATCTTGGTATTTGCAAGACTTGATACGaggaaagttttttttagtacTTCGGTAATACTTACTCGCCCTCTCTAAAGCCATCTAAAACAATTGAACGTGTTtgatctcaattttttttgcaagacaACGCACTGTAATTTCTGGATAAAGGTTATAACATAGACCTAGAAAGTAGAAATAATctccatttttttcaattttcaaaatataatagaGGGAATATTAATGTGTAGAACCCATTTTAGAACATGTAATATGAAGCCCCCTATTGTTGAGAGCATGTAATGTTGAGGATCCTAACTTGTGTTACCCagcactttctttttttttttttttttttttttttatagaaaccCTCCATTTCTTGGATCTTAATTCCCACGGTAAAGGTGTCTGATGTCCAGTTTTGACTAAATATCTGACCCAATGAACTTTAAGGTTGGATTTTCAATATTATTGGAGTACCCTGTTATTTTCACCCAGAAGTATTTGAAGATGTTAACGGGTGATCAAAATATTTTCTATGctatttgtaccaaaaaaaaaaattgaaacattcaTAAACCGAGTAAAAAAACTTGCATGTTTCCAATCCCCATGTCAATTTTCAAACCAAATAATCACATATTACATTTTTCCTGCTATTATATAGCcttcattaaaaatatgttaaatttcTAAAAAGAATACTCGTGTCATTTAATTTGAGAGCTTTATAACGGCAGCACCATATGCTCTTATTTGTGCAAAGCATTATTGAACTTTCTATATATATCCACTAACTTCTTCA is from Medicago truncatula cultivar Jemalong A17 chromosome 1, MtrunA17r5.0-ANR, whole genome shotgun sequence and encodes:
- the LOC25484247 gene encoding dolichyl-diphosphooligosaccharide--protein glycosyltransferase subunit 2, encoding MATTAVGAAAFLLLLLLPFSFSISPPISDSHRSAASNLFTQVSPSLEDSYEALRVFEILSIQKKPIVTKDTCQKVLENLGSSSSPLKDAFYALKVNGILKCKVDAAIFKDIASRLKATVNDASNLLDIYYSVGILVLIKDQASNVDVLLTDANGVFHSIKALSQSDGKWRYSSNNPESSIHAAGLALEALAGVVSLASSEIDQSKVSIVNNGIVKLFDSIEKYDDGAFYFDEKTVRGSEHQGSLSATSSVVRGVTAFAAVTSGKINVPRDTILGLAKFFLGIGIPGDAKDFFHQVESLSFLESNRISIPLILSLPETVYSLTKKGQLKVKVNTVLGSAAPPLTVKLVRASSTGAKDSAIIESKELQYDQKSGFHFLDSFPNNVDVGTYVFVFEIVLQDSESDKVYATGGQIHVPIYITGIIKVGSAEIAVLDSDLGNVETHKTLDLAGNDVVSLSATHLQKLRLSFQLETPHGRVFKPHQAFLTLRHETKIEHVFLVGNTGKKFEIKFDFLGLVEKLFYLSGKYDIELTVGDAVMENSFSRLLGHVELDLPEAPEKAARPPAPPVDPYSRYGPKAEINHIFRAPEKRPPQKLSLVFLGLILLPFIGFLVGLLRLGVNLKNFPGSTVPATFATLFHLGLAAILLLYVLFWLKLDLFTTLKTLGLLGAFTMIVGHRILSHLASTSAKLKSA